AATGAAACAGCGTCAGAAAAGCACAACCGTTGAACGCAGAAAGGAAATTCTGAGTCAGTTATCAGCTCACGGGCAGGTTCTGGTCCACGAACTGAGCAAAGTATTCAATGTCAGTGAAGTTACGGTTCGGAATGATCTGGAACAGCTCGAGAAAAAACATCTCTTGCTGCGTATTCGCGGCGGAGCTATTAAAACCGACGGAGGCGTTGGCATTGACATCCACCTCTCTGATAAAGACAAACTGCACTATCAGGAGAAAGCAAGGATTGGCAAAAGAGCAGCTGAACTTATAAAAGACCACGATACCATTATTCTTGATTCCGGCACCACCACTTTCGAAATAGCAAAGAACCTGAGCCATCTGAATAATATTACTGTGGTTTGCAACGCTCTGAACATTATTGGT
The Bacteroidales bacterium DNA segment above includes these coding regions:
- a CDS encoding DeoR/GlpR transcriptional regulator, producing the protein MKQRQKSTTVERRKEILSQLSAHGQVLVHELSKVFNVSEVTVRNDLEQLEKKHLLLRIRGGAIKTDGGVGIDIHLSDKDKLHYQEKARIGKRAAELIKDHDTIILDSGTTTFEIAKNLSHLNNITVVCNALNIIGQLVNNNNVNLIIPGGYLRRNSLSLVGPLSEKNLQNIFVDKVFLGVDGFDTQHGIYTPNLEEAHLNELMIKNAREVIIVTDSSKFFRRSLAFICGISKIHCVVTDEGIPADDKKRLEDAGIKVIIA